Part of the Quercus lobata isolate SW786 chromosome 6, ValleyOak3.0 Primary Assembly, whole genome shotgun sequence genome, GAAAAGAACCTCCACATCTTGTAATGTGATCGTTGTCTCACCATGTGGCAGGTGGAAGGTGTGGGTTTCAGGCCGCCATCGCTCAACGAAGGCCGTGATCAGGTTATGATCAATCTCTCTACCTGGGGTCCTATACAGCCCCTCTAATCCAACTCTCTTCACAATGTCGACGATACGATCATCCACCACTATCCGGCGTCGTTTTCGGAACTCGTCATTACGACCGCGGCATTTCAGTGGCCCTGGATCCTGCACATGATAGAACTATGGTGATGAGATGCAATATGCCATAACCTTTGTATATATGATTGTAGTTATTgatcccaaaaaacaaaaataaagcagTTATGAAGGGAGCTTAAAATATcaaccccaaaaagaaaaaaaaaagaaaaaaaaaagaaaaaaaagcaacaacgggagaaaaataaaaggatgcAATGCATTTTATACATTTGTCTAGTAATGAAAGGCTTCCCATGCGACCAGCCTATTGCTGCCTCTAAACCAGGAAAAGTCAAAAGGCTTCTTAAAgctatttcattaatttaagaAGCTTTAAGTAACTATCTTGGAATTTGGTTGTATTTCGTTGTCATAGTTGctgatttgtgtttgttttcccTTAAGCTCTGTTGTTGTCCAACCCTTGAATTTACTTAACTAAGTATTTTAATGCAAGTAAGAAACTCAAGTGAAAAGGGTCCTTAaggattttatttgatttatgaCAAAAGCTTGTCTTCAATATGATTCATTAAGCTAGGTTTGTTACACAAGTTGTAATTCCAAATGGATTCCTAAATATAAACTTCTATGTTTTGCTTTTGGAACCTAAGGATCATATCCGTTTGACATGATATGGAAAATAAACAACCTAAATAGAGGAAAGTAAAAGAAACTAGAGGCAAAGGCTAGTGTTctcaataataacaataaaaattactgCAACAACCACAACCTGAACAACTTCTTGCCAAGCAACAATAAAATTATCACAGGTCACATtgcttcaaacaaaaataactctTATGAACCTAGGATTGCTTTGTTCATGTACACCCACACTAACAGTCAACCAATCTAACTTAACCCAACTAATGCGCATGACCATGCATTGAAAGTTAGTAATACCATTGACACTTAAAATTTCAgaaatgggaagaaaaaaaaaatcaacataatgTAGAAGGATAAGATGAGAATATTCAGCAGGTGGtcggttttaatttttaccttgCCTTCCCAAACAGCGCACACTCGATGTGTTTTTATAAACCTTAACACCGAATCGTCAGCGGGCCCAGGACCAAACTCATCAGGGAGCTGAGCAGGAACAGCAGTCATACTGCACGAAGTTTAGGGAGTCAAGAGTAATATAATCACATGTTAAATTGGCAAGGAAAGTGATGAACAAGAAAATGATTCAGTTTATTTTGACAACAAGCAGATGGTCCTCTTTACtcataaaattaatttgggCTACAATGAAGTTTTACAAAAGGTGACAAAAAGAATGAAGGAAAATCATATCCGCGTTGATTAATTTGGGCTACCCACATAGTTGGCCCTACTATTTTCCCTCCTACCAAATGGACCCTACAGTTACGTGCTACATAAAAGatctgaaaaaattaaaaagggggGAGGAGTTTGTGGGGTGGGTTCTGAAAAGACTTTCTAAAATTGATTGTCTGAACTCACAACAAAACATCCAAACCAGGGTACAATGGTGAACAAAGCCTTTACCCTACCACCCCAACACAAGTAGGTACGAAAAATCTCATTTCTACACTTCATCCTACCAAACATAATGTAAGAAATCATAAAATCATTTCAACATTGCAGCATTGCCTGTGTAGATTCATGTGAAAACTATGCAGAAGAAGTGAAGAACCAGATGTTAAAAATAAGACAATATAATGCAAAATTTAAATACcaggacaaaaaataaataaataaataaataaaaaatcttcaatAACAGCAATGTATATAGTAAAGCAAATGAACAAAGGTAACAAAGCAAACATGGCAGCCAAGATTTGAAATGCAGCAACATAGTAGAATCATTACCTGCAATATCACTATGCAACTACCTTCTCTAAAAGCTTATGTTGTGAAGCCTTTTCAAGCCTATTCCTGCAAGGTATAAAATGCAATTAGCACctcaaatatgtatatatatggatGAACATCATTTCTATGCTTAtataaagaaggaagaaaggaaaataaatttctagatagacattttaatatatatgatgaatttcatattgtaatatttaggagagccttttttttataagaataattttattgaaaaaaagacTACATACAAAAAGCACAAAGCAGCCAAAACAATACTATTATAAACAGTATAATAAATTGATGCACAAGGTAACTACATGACACCAATTAAACATCTAACACGTCTACATTCATAACACTATCTAATGTTTCCAACCCAATTTTCCATTTTACAAGACGTTTAAACTTAACAACATATTATGCTATACTTGGAGCCAACATCCATCTTAGAAGATGCCAACCAGTTTGAATGTTTAGGATGACAATATCAGCATTCAGCACCTCTATCAGGCAAATTACTTCAACCACcatataaaaacataataaaggAATCGCAAAGTACACACATATACAAATACTTAAATCATGCTCTGAGGTACAAGTCATAATAAAATAGATTCTATTCATTTAAACATTTCTTCAAACATATAGTACTCATACTTTATACAAGAATACACAGATAATTTTCTCAAGCATGAACCGTTTCTAACACATGACAAATCAACATAATGAAACCCcatattaatttgatgataGATCGTAGTAGAAACATGATCCAAGGCTATTCATTATTTTGGTacacaacaaaaaccaaaactcACCACTCAACCAATGCTTTCGCTGAgataaaaactccaaaaaaaaaaaaaaactttaacatAATAAGACTCAAACTTTTCTTactaattttcttttgctttcctGCAGTTTCTCGGCTGCCAAACAGAGGGAAAGCCCAATACTTGACattaaaaagttagaaaataaGAAATCGGTGAAGTAATAGAAACGTACCTAAATGGAAATTGTTTGTGAAAACCAGACGGCGACGGGAAGTGAGAGACCGGAGCGAGATGGAGGGCCGACGGCGACGGAGCTCAAGAGAGGGAATCAATGCGATGGAACGGCGACGGAGCTGAAGAGAGGGATGAGTGCGACGGAACGGCGACGGAGCTGAAGAGAGGGATGAGTGCGACGGAACGGCGACGGAGAAGGACGGAGCTGAAGAGgactgagagtgagagagagagagagagacagagtttTTTGAGTGATGCACTGTGAGTGTGGGAGGGAATGAGAGAGTTTTTTGaactaaagagttttttttgAGAGTACTGTAAGTGTGGGGAGGACTGAGTTTTTTTGAGACTGTTTTgaatgagagtttttttttgagttttgttgaGAGACACGTGTGGCAAAAGAATAGAAATCAAGTCCAACGGACTTGATTTCTGTGTAGAGAAACCAAGTCTTTAGACTCGGTTTTTATACATACAAACCGAGTCTAATAGACTTGTTTTTTAAACACAGAAATCGAGTCCAatggactcgatttctatgtgtAAAAACCAAGTGTATTGAACTCGGTTTGTAtgcatagaaatcgagtttatttaactcgatttctatgtgtAAAAACCGAGTTTGTTAGACTCGGTTTGTAagcatggaaatcgagtttattTAACTCGATTTCTGTACGCCCATTTCCCACGTTAGTCACTGCAAAAAAGGAAAATCGAGTATTCTAAACTCGATTTTACAACCCACAAATCGACTCCAATAAACTCGAATTGTTAGAAACCAAAATAGTTTGAAACGTTTGctaactaatgatattgtttagattttatagttattttctaaaaaaatcctGAAATGGGTGAACAAGCAAGTTTCCACGTTTGCTGGGGTTTTAAATGCTTGTGCTGATCATGTTGCAAAGGACCTGAGCAAGCAAGTTCATGGCTACATGACAAGGATAGGGTTTGATTTCCTATCATTTGCAGCAAGTGTTCTTGCTCATATGTATTCAAAGTGTGTGAATATTCAGAATGCTAAAAGGGCATTTAAAGGAATGCCTCGACCAGATTTAGTTTCATGGACTTCCCATGCTTGATtaatttgataaagttttttgATAAAGGAAAAGGGTGGATTAACACGTATAATAGATCATTCTGCTTGTACCACTAAGAATATTATTAACCAAATGCCCATGAAACCTGATAAGATCTGTTGGGCTTCCCTACTTGGTGGTTGTAGAATTCATGGAAACTAgttacaaatataaaaattgaaataaccCATGGAATATGCCAAAAGAATGACCAAGTATAATTGTACATCTTTCCGGGCCTCTGCAGCTGCTTGATGTCTTCATTAGCAAAGCATTCAGCTGTTCTAACGCCTTCCTCGCATCATGGTGAGTGACAGAGAAAGCATCACAAAAACCAACTGAATCTGAGAAGCCCAGTTCACTCTTTGACCCTATAACTAGATGTTTTTTTCTTCTGCTTTGGGGGACAACGCTTGGGCGGGATCAATAGCTTCAAAGAgaataatatttgaaaaatgagGGCCCAATGGCAGCACACTTCAGTAACCTTTCAATACCATTAAGAATAACTAGCAGACTACCGGCGCGATGCTTGGATAATGCTATAAGCTTCTATGTAAGAAGCTTATGGAAAATGTTGACCATATAATAGAGTAATAACACAAATTATTGTTGCAATAACATTAAGGTTTTGGTTGAATTAAAATAGTACAAATTCAGGTGATAAAGAATTTAGACTACAGcataattgttataaaaattagaaattagttgAAGCAAATAGTTTGTCATAAAAAGCAAGAATTTTAAGTTGCATGAacatatccttttttttttttttggtgataaatTGATATGAAGCCTCTTAATTTGGAAATACACTTCAATGACTATCATGATGTGCATTTtcataagaaaacaaaacaacacaaaattcaattttggttgTAATAATTTTCAAGCTCTTTCTCAATTGGATACCTCAAAGTTACGTGCTTTCGCTGAAGGCCAATTATTCAAAGTTACATGCAAAGATGAGATTGAAGGTTAAATGCAAAATTGCTTCAATAAAGTGCCACATAACATGACCTAGTGTTTCAAAATGATATATGTGAAGTTATTTTTATGGCTGCACATTTCCTTTGTAACAAAATCATTATTACAAATAGTTTAACAATGGAAGAACACTAAATGACCAAATACGGTGGTATGGAACTTTATAGAAGATAACAATATGAATTATAATATATTGCACATTTGATATACATAGGGCAAAGAGTGAATTGTTACAAATTCCaaataatttgtaaataaaaaataaaaagaaatcatatGAATTGCTAAATCCATATGGTTATCACCATAATTCcatttaaataaagttgtacATATTTAAGGCCAGGTGACTCAATATTGTATCTTTGAATGAAGGTTCTCAAAAGTTCTACTTGAGAAGCCAATTCAAGTTGATATCTTTCTTAGCCACCTCAATGTTAAGCTTGGTGAGGACGTCCTTGATAGGCTCCCATAACTTGGCCCTCTCTTCGTCACATACCACAATCATTAATTGCTTAAGATCTATTGTTGATTCTGGCAATGGATTACATAATCTCAAGCATCCTTTCATGTTAAGCACTTTTAAATTACACAACTCACCAATGTATTTTGGCAACTTGCTAATGCTTAGGCAATCAGATATGTCAAGAATGCTTAACTTATGGAGGCTTCTAATTGACTCTGGCAACTCTGACAAATCAGTACAAGACCTAATCCTTAACACTTCTAAATTCACTAGCTTTCCAATACCTTTAGGCAGTATAGACAACTTATGACAGTTGGTGATGTAGAGTTTTTTTAGGCGAACAATGTCACACAACCCAACAGGTAGTTCTACTAGATCATTGCAATAGTCAATGTTTATCTCTTTTAGATTTGGCAATGCATATGAACCCTGGATGGTACAATTCTCAAAAGTAGTACCAATATTGCACataaataatgatatttttcttaaacTCTTCAATGGTACAAGGGTCTTGCAAAGGGAAGAAATTGAAATCTTCTCCAACCTAATTCTCTTTAAATTAGGTAGAGACCAGAGcagttgaaaattttttatttcagcaTGAAAGAAACCACAATTACTGACTATCAAAACCTTGAGTTCATTTGCTTTCTCCACAAATTCAGGTAAGGTGTAAttctttgtttgaaaatttagaaCTAAAACCTCAACTTTAGGTGCTTGAATGTTGCACCAACTCCCCAAGAATGattcatctgcaaaaaatacaTTGTATACACCAAAAAATTCTTCAGGAAGGCCAAGctgaatataaaataaatccaaagaaaaacctacacacacaaaatatgtttgtaatattatttaacaaatgctattttttatatataacaaaGTATATCTAAcattaataaaaactaaaagatttttAACACCTAACCATGAAATCAACATTTATTGTTTcttctaaaaggaaaaaataaaaaaataaaaaaatcatatctctaattttctaaatgaaaaattataaaaataaagaatgtttttattaaaaaaaattacttatataTTTCTAGGATATATTAGTATGGTATAAGAGTTATAGAGCgttaataatatataaactttttctatttttatgaaatacattaaATACACTTTAAATTAATGAGTTATTCATGGTATAAGAGTAATTAGAGGAAACAAAAATGATGTATTTGTCATCTAAATAAATGTGTTACATGTCTTTAGTAAAAATCTCCCCGCCGCGGGGGGGTGGTGGGGGTGGggattatttaatttatatctAATGATGGATTTTTTTACCAAAAGTATAAGAGGGAGGATGGATTTTTCAAAAGTCAAGGGGCTTATGCCCCccgccccccaaaaaaaaacttccccTCCCTCTGCCCCTAAATGAATATGATGTGATCAGCACTCAATATTATGTAGGTTACAtaatgtgtatgtgtgtgtatttgggagagagaaaatgtgcCGACCAGTTGAGATGGATAATAAGCGTGCATTGATGGGTTGTTGTTTCTGTTCCATCCACCACTTTGGTAGATTGCTTCCACTTATGTTCATAATCAGTCTTTTCCTTTGTCCTATAGGCTCCTGGCTACTTTGATGCAGAGCAAGCTCTCTAAGAATATTATGTTGTGTGACAAAGTCTTCATTGTAATAGCTCTTGACCTCACTTGCATCTTTCCTGGTGAATGGGCAAATTAGAAGGTtagaaaaatacttttaaaaaaaataatttttcacacacaaacatatatccaacaaaattaagaatataattACAGGAAGTTATAGactaacaaaagttaaaatccCTCTCTTTTCCTGGGCAGAGTAATTGACATCTCTTATTGTTTCTAGTTTGGTataagtttctttctttctagcTCTTTGTTGTAATCACATTTCACatcaatgaaataaaaagtCCAAATTTAGTGCGGACAGGTCAAATAAACTATaataacaaattatcaattgcCATCAAAAGTTCAttaagccataaagggtcaTAAACAGCTAGCGTACCTTGTCATCTCAAGGTTAGCCAGATTTCGAATGGTGAGTTCTTGCAAATTGGCAATCGAGTGGATTCCATCTTCATCTAGTTCATATAATTCTGCCCACATATCAATAAGGATAGCAGCAGAGATCCTTTGTTCTGCATGAAATGAACCAAGGTCCATGAAGCACTCTTTGATAATGATCTTGTCATCTGGAAATTCTAGGCTTTTTTGAAGATGAGGAAGCAACTCAGTAtcagaattgaaaaaaaaatgaccttCAGACCATTTCAAAAGTCTACTATGCCATACCACTGCATGTTGCCCACACAGTGAACCACCAATCATTTTAAGGACCAATGGAAACCCCCCACAACCTCTTACTATCTGCAATGCAAGGAACCAAATAAACTCAATTACTGTTCAAAATTCAACAAGGGCAATTTTTTCCAAGATTTAAATTATCTAAACGACATTAATTATTCAGAAATATGAAAACAGAGTGTGACAaaattttcccccttttttgcAGTCTCGTTTTAGAAAGTTGGGTTATTGGAAACAAAATAAGCAAGCTTAAAAGTATGCATAAGTAGGAATAATGATTTTGGCAAAGTACATTTGGTATTATGTAtgtacccataaaaaaaatgtatatctTCTGATATATATATCGCAGATTCACCAAGTACCTTTTTGATATCTTCTTCTGGAATATAAGAGCTCTCATCTTGTAGGAATGCTGAGTGATAAAAAAGAGTCATTGCATCCACATCATTTAGTTGTTTCAAGTTATATGTATGTTTAAATCTTGGAAATGCAGTTCTTGAAGTAACCAAAATCTTGTAGTTTGGAATATTAAACTTAAACTTTTCAAGAAGGAATTCTGATCCAAACCAGACATCATCCAGGATCAACAATATAGGACTAGGTCCAATATGACTCAACATTTGTGGTAGCTGGCAGATTGCATCTTCATCACTTTGAATTTGATACGTAGGCTTAATACCCTTATAACTAAATAGGTTTTGTACAATGACCTTCACATTGGGAGTTTTAGAAACGTTGACAAAGAGAATATTGTTCGCAAACATGCCTGTATATCCAAAAACAATGTAGTTAGAAAACATCCTTGGAGGCACATTTCATGTCtcataaaattacataaaaaataaaaataaataaataaactcacaTAATGGCTAGgtcatgaaaaaaatttcccaagCCCAATCAAGGGAAAGGGTAAGAAGTGagtgaacaaacaaaaaaaaaaaaaaaaaaaagatgtgagAAATGCCACAATTAGAGTCATGAgaattgcttttctttttttcaatcatCTCCTAAAATGACATGTTAATTAAGGAGGCGATAGAGAATATGACTTTGAACACAATAGAATGATGGAAAAGAATACAAGTGGTCGATCATAGATAGTTTGTTGACAATTCATAGCTGAACCACCAAAATTTGGGAATAAGACttgattattgttgttgtacctcttttcttttactaCTTTTCTAAGGAAATAATtccaaaatatgaaatattCCAAAAACACTGCTTCAAGTGTTGAAAGGGCCAAAACAAATGAATGAACATGATTTGTCATGGCCACATATTGTTAGGAAAAACTAACCACTTCTTGATGGGACCAAAGTCTCCCTCAACGGTGTCCACCAAGTGTGTATTTACCAACATAAAGGTAATAGCTATTAGCCACAGCAAATAACAACGCTAAACTAGAAAGATATGTAATATCGATTCTAAGAGACAAattatcaaacacaaaaaaggcATACTggtttgaaatgaagcctacaTCTAGACGAGCTCCAACAATCCACTATAGGGTTTTTggggtttgattttggtttcTAGGTTGTTGAACCGTAAGAAACATTACAGCACCACTGTTATCGTCTTAGCCCAACCCCACCTCCCATTTAGGAACCAAGGTATAAACAATAGACTAAGGCATCTAGTGATCaactataaaatattattatatttattttagatttacataaTTTACAGTTTTTCGACTTATTATATTACCCCTCTctcaatttattaaatattaccaaatttgtttgttttttatttatttatttatttatttttataaattttacttgTGATTTAATTATACAATTCTTTTCCATGCTTATTTATGTTGTGCTATTTTCTATTAACCTtacaatattatgaaaatttatttgaaagtttgtttaatttttttatagatatttttagtcaattttgctaatatatacaaatttaatatacctttatttgtattttaattaattactaaattaattatgacaacTTCAAGTTTCGACCTCAATTAAACCTTAGTCCGAGCTTAAAAACTTTGAACTTTCCCCTTTTTCAGTTCTTTGAATGGTTCAGGTTTGAAACCATGCCATAAA contains:
- the LOC115994893 gene encoding probable disease resistance protein At5g66900 isoform X1, whose protein sequence is MAVEIIFEVEAFGGAVKKVVNLKHLGSRLNHILLLFNDDTKRLDLPKKNTKRSKEDVKKREKQVRKCSKSRWCRCFRACCPPELCESDEDIARSCEDDTEANSTRNHGTEISVNLNIIEEEKDSNWDRPRAFCAVRRPPIFTVGFDMPMKELKALLLKEEVHQLLLTAPAGCGKTTLVQMLCQDEKIKGMFANNILFVNVSKTPNVKVIVQNLFSYKGIKPTYQIQSDEDAICQLPQMLSHIGPSPILLILDDVWFGSEFLLEKFKFNIPNYKILVTSRTAFPRFKHTYNLKQLNDVDAMTLFYHSAFLQDESSYIPEEDIKKIVRGCGGFPLVLKMIGGSLCGQHAVVWHSRLLKWSEGHFFFNSDTELLPHLQKSLEFPDDKIIIKECFMDLGSFHAEQRISAAILIDMWAELYELDEDGIHSIANLQELTIRNLANLEMTRKDASEVKSYYNEDFVTQHNILRELALHQSSQEPIGQRKRLIMNISGSNLPKWWMEQKQQPINARLLSISTDESFLGSWCNIQAPKVEVLVLNFQTKNYTLPEFVEKANELKVLIVSNCGFFHAEIKNFQLLWSLPNLKRIRLEKISISSLCKTLVPLKSLRKISLFMCNIGTTFENCTIQGSYALPNLKEINIDYCNDLVELPVGLCDIVRLKKLYITNCHKLSILPKGIGKLVNLEVLRIRSCTDLSELPESIRSLHKLSILDISDCLSISKLPKYIGELCNLKVLNMKGCLRLCNPLPESTIDLKQLMIVVCDEERAKLWEPIKDVLTKLNIEVAKKDINLNWLLK
- the LOC115994893 gene encoding probable disease resistance protein At5g66890 isoform X2; this encodes MAVEIIFEVEAFGGAVKKVVNLKHLGSRLNHILLLFNDDTKRLDLPKKNTKRSKEDVKKREKQVRKCSKSRWCRCFRACCPPELCESDEDIARSCEDDTEANSTRNHGTEISVNLNIIEEEKDSNWDRPRAFCAVRRPPIFTVGFDMPMKELKALLLKEEVHQLLLTAPAGCGKTTLVQMLCQDEKIKGMFANNILFVNVSKTPNVKVIVQNLFSYKGIKPTYQIQSDEDAICQLPQMLSHIGPSPILLILDDVWFGSEFLLEKFKFNIPNYKILVTSRTAFPRFKHTYNLKQLNDVDAMTLFYHSAFLQDESSYIPEEDIKKIVRGCGGFPLVLKMIGGSLCGQHAVVWHSRLLKWSEEQRISAAILIDMWAELYELDEDGIHSIANLQELTIRNLANLEMTRKDASEVKSYYNEDFVTQHNILRELALHQSSQEPIGQRKRLIMNISGSNLPKWWMEQKQQPINARLLSISTDESFLGSWCNIQAPKVEVLVLNFQTKNYTLPEFVEKANELKVLIVSNCGFFHAEIKNFQLLWSLPNLKRIRLEKISISSLCKTLVPLKSLRKISLFMCNIGTTFENCTIQGSYALPNLKEINIDYCNDLVELPVGLCDIVRLKKLYITNCHKLSILPKGIGKLVNLEVLRIRSCTDLSELPESIRSLHKLSILDISDCLSISKLPKYIGELCNLKVLNMKGCLRLCNPLPESTIDLKQLMIVVCDEERAKLWEPIKDVLTKLNIEVAKKDINLNWLLK
- the LOC115994893 gene encoding probable disease resistance protein At5g66900 isoform X3 — translated: MFANNILFVNVSKTPNVKVIVQNLFSYKGIKPTYQIQSDEDAICQLPQMLSHIGPSPILLILDDVWFGSEFLLEKFKFNIPNYKILVTSRTAFPRFKHTYNLKQLNDVDAMTLFYHSAFLQDESSYIPEEDIKKIVRGCGGFPLVLKMIGGSLCGQHAVVWHSRLLKWSEGHFFFNSDTELLPHLQKSLEFPDDKIIIKECFMDLGSFHAEQRISAAILIDMWAELYELDEDGIHSIANLQELTIRNLANLEMTRKDASEVKSYYNEDFVTQHNILRELALHQSSQEPIGQRKRLIMNISGSNLPKWWMEQKQQPINARLLSISTDESFLGSWCNIQAPKVEVLVLNFQTKNYTLPEFVEKANELKVLIVSNCGFFHAEIKNFQLLWSLPNLKRIRLEKISISSLCKTLVPLKSLRKISLFMCNIGTTFENCTIQGSYALPNLKEINIDYCNDLVELPVGLCDIVRLKKLYITNCHKLSILPKGIGKLVNLEVLRIRSCTDLSELPESIRSLHKLSILDISDCLSISKLPKYIGELCNLKVLNMKGCLRLCNPLPESTIDLKQLMIVVCDEERAKLWEPIKDVLTKLNIEVAKKDINLNWLLK